Genomic DNA from Vanrija pseudolonga chromosome 3, complete sequence:
ATGCAttctgctcgtcgcgtcggaAGTCGGCGTGGAAGGCGCTCCTTCGCTGCGTGTGGTGAGGTGAGGCATGTTGTGGACGCGGTGTGGGTCGGTGCCACTGAGTGAGACTGGACCAGGTGACCAGGTGACACCCCCGCCTCCCCACCCAGATACGCCAAGAGCATTCATTGCATGACTGATACTTCGCTTCGGATCGAGGCACGCTCGTTCCTTCGCTCGCAGCGACTCGTTGTCCACTAGGACTAGGCGACCCAGCCGAGATGCGGCGCgcatgctgctgcggcgcacggctgctgctcgcctcgcttTGCTTGCAGCATGCATATGCCGTGCGTGGAGCGTTATGCCGGAGCTAGCTGAATAGAGCGGGAGGGGGATGGCGCCTAAGGCCTAGGTGAAATGAAAAATAATCagtgctcgctcgccgcgggcaGTTTCCGAGAGCCGAGGTATATTGGTCGTGCAAGTAACCCGAGACAGCAACTACCTCATCACGTTGCTttgcctcgtcgctctcaACTACATCTGCATGGCCTAGGACGGTGTGaacggccgcgacgacgcgcggcaTCCCTCTCCCCAATCCCTCTCATCTCCTCGCCCATCTCACCCAGCACCTGCCTACACAATGGCATCATCGCCCTCCGAAAAGACACACAACGACCACaagccgacctcgccgcggctcacgtccggcgcggcgctggtccCAGTCCTCAGCTCGCACAGCTatgccggcgtcgctggcgcgtcgggcgtgtGCGCgaaccccgagctcgccgccgtcgtgtcggccggcgcggcgagcgccgccggcctcccGCCGGCCCCGGAGCCAGAGCTCGTCATCTCCACGGCGCGCACATGGGCAATCATCGCGACCGTGTCCATCGCCATGGCCAtctcgggcgcgggcggcatgGCGCTCTCCATCGCCCTGCCCGACATCCAGCGCGACCTCCACATGCAGGAGTCGCAGCTGCAGtgggtgagctcggcgttcGCGCTCACGAACGGCTGTTTTCTTTTGTTGTCGGGCCGCGTGGCAGACGTGTACGGCCGCAAGCTGTGCTTTGTCGTCGGGCTCGTGTGGAACGCAATCTGGACGCTCATCGGCGGGTTCATGCACTCGGCCGCAGCGCTAGTCGTCACCCGCGCCCTCGCTGGCATGGGCAGTGCGCTCTTCATCCCCTCtgcggtcggcgtcgtcgcgagcacgTTCTCTGGCCGCACGAGGGCCACGGCGTTCGCGAGCttcagcgccggcgcgcccatcggcggcgcgctgggtATGGTGCTCGGCGGCTTGCTCACCGCGTACAGTTCGTGAGTTTCTGTGCTGTGATGGGTGGGGTTCGAGCAAGGCTGACGTAGCAGCACATCATGGCGCGGATCCCTCTacgtcctcgctgccgcgacTGCGGCCTGCGGcgttgctggctggctgacgaTCCTCTCCGACCGCGGGCTTGACCCCGACCGCCGGATCGACTGGATCGGCGCGGCGATTATCACGATCGGCTTGGTGCTGTTCCAGTTCAGCATCTCggacggcgagagcgcgccGCAGGGCTGGAAGACGCCGTACATCATCGCGCTGCTCATCCTCTCGGTGCTGTTCATCGctgccttcttcttctgggAGCACTACGTCGAGACCAAGACCACCCGCCCTCCGCTCATGAGCCTCGCGTTGTGGACTCGCTCGCGCGGAAAGCTCGCCGCGACGTACGCGATCGGGTGCATCACCTGGATCGGCTTCATCCCCATTTTCTACAACGCGACCCTGTGGTACCAGCAGGTGCAGGGCACGGGTGTCATTGGCGCCATGCTCCGCTTCTTGCCCTGCACAGTGTCGGGCATCATCTGCAACATCATCGTGGCAAAGATCATCCACATCTTCAACAACCAGCTGCTCATCtgcatcggcgtcggcgcgaccgGCCTCGCAAACGTGCTGCTGGCAATCTGCAAGCCCGATTCCATCTACTGGGCCGAGGCATTCAACGCCATGTGGCTCGGTGTGCTGGGCGCCGACTTCCTCATGGCCGTCGGATCCATCTTCGTGTCCACCCTCGCCCTGCCAGAGGAGCAGtcggtcgccggcgcgctcttCCAGACCATGGTTCAGCTCGGcggtgccgtcggcctcgcgttCGCGTCCGTCATCGCGACCAACCTCCAGGCCAAGCACCTCGAGCAGGGCAAGTCGGCATTCGACAGCCTGGTGTACGGATTACACGGCGCGTTCTGGTTCGCCGCGGCGACCTGCTTCACCGCcctcatcatcgccgccatcatGCTCCGCGGGCTCGGCACGTACGGGTCGAAGAGCAAGCCGAAGAGCGTCAGCGGTGCGAGCGacatgacggcggcgcatgacacggcagccgacgagaaggaggtgTTGCCCAACGCGGACAAGATCAGCAAAGTATAATAGAGTGATCTTGGCATTAGATTGATCTGGGTATTGTGGCATCCATGTATCTTGCACTGTGATCAGGGGGAGTGCGTGAGGGtgacgcggcgccgtggcctcATGTCAGTACTTGCTACCGACTTCGTGGtgcgagcgcagcagcgggccCTTGGTCGAGAGACGCACCCACcagcacagcagcagcgcgtggaGCAGCGGTCTAACAGCCGCCGGGGTGTTTACCCACCACGACTGCAGGTTGGGGGTTCGAGCCCGCTCGCTGGATCCGAACCGGTcccaggaggaaggggactGGCGACCGGGATCCGGGAGCGGGGGTAGAGCTTTTTGTGTGTTGTGTGCCgtgtgctgtgtgctgtgtgcCGTGGGTGAGAGGAGGTGGCGGATCGGCGTCATGAGTGGCACCACACACGTGCGGGGGCCGGAtatcgaggtcgacaacaTTCCGTCATTGTCGGATACACTCTGTGGGGATGGATCGTCACCGCAGAGGGAGACGCTGCGGTCGCGTCTCGCACCAAACGCGACATGTGACTGGAATGCAACGGCGCACTTGCTCGGATGCAAAGGTCATTTGGCACTCGACGTCAGTGGtggccatcatcgccgctgcccgtTTCATTTGTGTAGATCGAGGTCTTGGCACAACAAGACTTAAGGTGGGCCTTCACAAGCTCTGCTCTGTGCTCTGCAAGCAATAATATGTACCTCCTAAAGCCTACCACCGTGGCCGttgccgcgctcctcctcccaccagcagtggcagtgacctgcctcggcggcccagACAAGGAAGACTGCTACGCCGTGGAGCAGAAAGGCGCTGCGTGCACCGACGTCAAAGGCATGCTGTACACGAGCGCCTGTGACCATGCGTGCAGCGTAAGCCTATCTCCCACTCCCAAGCTGACCCGCCCAAGCCAGAATGGTACAACGCTATCGTGGGCTGTATCCAGTGCGGGCTGCTGTACAGCTACACGCGCCCGAACCCCGCGTACGCGACCTCGGGCGACAGCTCGGCCTACGATGCCGCCCAGTGGTCCGTCACGCGGCTGTACGCGGCGTGCAAGGCGGCCGGGAAGCTGCCGCCCAACCCGGCGAACATCTCGGAGCCGATTAGTCACGGGAACCCGT
This window encodes:
- the terJ_5 gene encoding Efflux pump terJ, whose translation is MASSPSEKTHNDHKPTSPRLTSGAALVPVLSSHSYAGVAGASGVCANPELAAVVSAGAASAAGLPPAPEPELVISTARTWAIIATVSIAMAISGAGGMALSIALPDIQRDLHMQESQLQWVSSAFALTNGCFLLLSGRVADVYGRKLCFVVGLVWNAIWTLIGGFMHSAAALVVTRALAGMGSALFIPSAVGVVASTFSGRTRATAFASFSAGAPIGGALGMVLGGLLTAYSSTSWRGSLYVLAAATAACGVAGWLTILSDRGLDPDRRIDWIGAAIITIGLVLFQFSISDGESAPQGWKTPYIIALLILSVLFIAAFFFWEHYVETKTTRPPLMSLALWTRSRGKLAATYAIGCITWIGFIPIFYNATLWYQQVQGTGVIGAMLRFLPCTVSGIICNIIVAKIIHIFNNQLLICIGVGATGLANVLLAICKPDSIYWAEAFNAMWLGVLGADFLMAVGSIFVSTLALPEEQSVAGALFQTMVQLGGAVGLAFASVIATNLQAKHLEQGKSAFDSLVYGLHGAFWFAAATCFTALIIAAIMLRGLGTYGSKSKPKSVSGASDMTAAHDTAADEKEVLPNADKISKV